One genomic region from Edaphobacter dinghuensis encodes:
- a CDS encoding DsbA family protein — protein sequence MFIRNMIVAAAAGLMLTLATPAMQAQFAGTGPRDNFRDTTILRPPVGSKVAIIVFEDLGCPACARAHPIERQVAAQYHVPLVRYDFPLAQHIWTFQGAVYARYLQDKVSPKLADEYRSDVFVAQMSISSKDDLRQFTEHWMQQHGQKMPTVVDPGGALAAKVQADYDLGKRLNVEWTPTLVVVTRNNYQVVGGTAEGPNDPTKLASVVEGAIAQTKSAPAAHAVARR from the coding sequence ATGTTCATACGCAACATGATCGTAGCGGCCGCGGCCGGATTGATGCTGACCTTGGCCACGCCTGCCATGCAGGCCCAGTTCGCTGGAACCGGCCCACGCGACAACTTTCGCGACACCACCATCCTGAGGCCGCCCGTCGGGAGCAAGGTCGCCATCATTGTCTTCGAGGACCTGGGATGCCCGGCGTGTGCGCGGGCGCATCCGATCGAGAGGCAGGTGGCCGCGCAGTATCATGTGCCGCTCGTGCGCTATGACTTTCCGCTGGCGCAACATATCTGGACTTTCCAGGGCGCGGTTTATGCGCGCTATCTACAGGACAAGGTGAGCCCTAAGCTTGCGGATGAGTATCGCAGCGACGTCTTTGTCGCGCAGATGTCGATCTCGAGCAAAGACGACCTGCGGCAGTTTACCGAGCACTGGATGCAGCAGCATGGGCAGAAGATGCCGACGGTCGTCGATCCCGGTGGCGCGCTGGCCGCTAAGGTTCAGGCGGACTACGATCTTGGCAAGCGCCTGAATGTGGAGTGGACGCCGACCCTGGTAGTGGTCACTCGGAATAACTATCAGGTCGTTGGCGGAACCGCAGAAGGACCAAACGATCCAACCAAGCTTGCCAGTGTGGTGGAAGGCGCTATCGCGCAGACGAAGAGTGCTCCTGCGGCTCATGCTGTGGCACGCCGGTAG
- the egtD gene encoding L-histidine N(alpha)-methyltransferase produces MPSIAAVPETVDATSHAVATEVRAGLTASPRTLSPWLFYDEAGSRLFEAITELPEYYLTRTERDIFTAHADEILWEAASGGRQKLTLIELGAGTATKTGILLAAAVRQQGSVVYQPVDVSESALVMASENISANIPGVSVRSQVADYTTQALPLDRLAEFRTLALYIGSSIGNFSPSDAVALLRNVRAQLLPGDKLLVGTDLGPGKHKSAATLLAAYSDAAGTTAAFNRNVLERLNRELGADFDLAAFEHKAIWNESHSRIEMHLESRCRQQVHVPANSAGGALRLNFEAGETIHTENSYKFNPVSVERLLRSADFAISRSWQDDQGLFAVTLATAV; encoded by the coding sequence GTGCCATCTATCGCCGCTGTTCCCGAAACAGTTGATGCCACCAGCCATGCCGTTGCCACCGAAGTACGAGCTGGATTGACCGCCTCTCCCCGAACTCTCTCTCCCTGGCTCTTTTACGACGAGGCAGGCTCGCGCCTCTTTGAGGCGATCACCGAATTGCCTGAGTATTACCTGACCCGGACCGAGCGCGACATCTTTACCGCCCACGCCGACGAGATTCTATGGGAAGCTGCCAGCGGCGGCCGGCAAAAGCTGACCCTGATCGAGTTGGGCGCGGGGACAGCGACCAAGACCGGCATTCTGCTGGCTGCCGCCGTGCGACAACAGGGAAGCGTGGTCTATCAGCCGGTCGATGTCTCGGAGTCCGCGCTGGTGATGGCGAGCGAGAATATCAGCGCCAATATTCCCGGCGTTAGCGTGCGCTCGCAGGTGGCCGATTACACGACCCAGGCGCTACCGCTCGACCGGCTGGCAGAGTTTCGAACGCTGGCACTTTACATCGGTTCGAGCATCGGCAACTTCTCGCCCAGCGATGCGGTCGCTCTGCTCCGCAACGTGCGCGCACAGCTGTTGCCTGGAGATAAACTGCTGGTCGGCACCGATCTGGGGCCAGGCAAGCACAAGAGCGCGGCGACCCTGCTGGCGGCGTACAGTGATGCGGCGGGAACGACGGCTGCCTTCAATCGCAATGTGCTGGAGCGGCTGAACCGGGAGCTTGGAGCAGACTTCGACCTTGCGGCGTTCGAGCATAAGGCCATCTGGAATGAGAGTCATTCGCGGATCGAGATGCATCTGGAGTCGCGATGTCGGCAGCAGGTACACGTTCCGGCCAATTCTGCTGGAGGGGCTCTGCGGCTGAACTTTGAGGCGGGCGAGACCATTCACACGGAGAACAGCTACAAGTTCAATCCGGTCAGCGTCGAAAGGCTTCTGCGCTCGGCTGACTTCGCTATCAGCCGAAGCTGGCAGGACGATCAGGGACTGTTTGCTGTGACCTTAGCCACGGCAGTCTAA
- the moaC gene encoding cyclic pyranopterin monophosphate synthase MoaC, with translation MNEKLSHYDEAGQAHMVDVSAKAQTRREAVAAAFVELSDAVLAALPQNPKGNPLEVARFAGIQAAKRTSELIPMCHPLALSFVDVQATVVAGGVAIEATAATVAGTGVEMEAMVAASVAALTVYDMTKALDKGIRIREVVLESKSGGKSGDYRREPSKTA, from the coding sequence ATGAACGAGAAGCTCTCTCACTACGATGAAGCTGGGCAGGCCCACATGGTCGACGTAAGCGCAAAGGCGCAGACCCGTCGCGAGGCCGTCGCCGCAGCCTTCGTCGAGCTTTCGGACGCCGTGCTGGCTGCGCTGCCGCAGAACCCCAAGGGCAACCCGCTGGAAGTAGCACGCTTTGCCGGAATACAGGCCGCCAAGCGCACCTCGGAGCTGATCCCCATGTGTCACCCTCTGGCGCTAAGTTTTGTCGACGTACAAGCCACGGTCGTCGCTGGAGGAGTCGCCATCGAGGCCACCGCAGCCACCGTCGCCGGAACCGGAGTCGAGATGGAGGCGATGGTCGCAGCTTCCGTGGCCGCGCTTACGGTCTACGACATGACCAAGGCCCTCGACAAGGGCATCCGCATTCGCGAGGTTGTGCTCGAGAGCAAGAGCGGCGGCAAGAGTGGCGACTATCGCCGCGAGCCTTCAAAAACTGCATGA
- a CDS encoding molybdopterin molybdotransferase MoeA gives MNHILDFDEALKLVQRHAADLHKLETETEPLLHCLGRVLAEPVTADRDQPPFDRSTRDGFALRAADTGTLKVIGQIRAGERWSGQPLEPGNAIEIMTGAPVPAGADAVAMIEHVELQGDSLRLAEGRPLTSGENIVPRGSEARAGDMVIARGTAIAAAEIALAASCGLSGLFVYRRPRVAIVATGDELVELDETPGDQQIRNSNSYALAALAAEAGAEAVRLPIARDRRDDLEKIILKARSSDLLLLSGGVSMGKYDLVEEVLHTMNAEFFFTGVKMQPGKPVVFGRLPASGGFPAQYFFGLPGNPVSTQVTFHCFVAPMLRVMAGAIASPPRFAQATLAEDVAGKPGLTRVLPSHLTYDRVSPQVRIVAWQGSGDLAANARANCYVVLPADKERFAVGEVITVLLR, from the coding sequence ATGAACCACATCCTCGACTTCGACGAAGCGTTGAAGCTGGTGCAGCGCCATGCCGCCGATCTGCACAAACTGGAGACAGAGACAGAGCCCTTGCTCCATTGCCTCGGTCGCGTGCTCGCTGAACCGGTCACGGCAGACCGCGACCAGCCCCCCTTCGATCGTTCTACCCGCGATGGCTTTGCCCTGCGCGCGGCAGACACCGGCACACTAAAAGTCATTGGGCAGATACGCGCAGGCGAGCGCTGGTCAGGCCAGCCACTTGAGCCCGGCAATGCCATCGAGATCATGACCGGCGCGCCTGTGCCCGCGGGCGCCGACGCCGTAGCCATGATCGAGCACGTTGAGCTACAAGGCGATTCCCTGCGCCTGGCAGAAGGCAGACCGTTGACCTCAGGCGAAAACATCGTCCCCCGCGGCAGCGAGGCCCGCGCAGGGGATATGGTGATCGCACGCGGAACGGCAATCGCCGCAGCGGAGATCGCACTCGCCGCCTCCTGCGGCCTCTCCGGGCTGTTCGTCTACCGCAGACCTCGCGTGGCCATCGTGGCCACCGGCGACGAGCTGGTGGAGCTGGACGAGACCCCAGGCGACCAGCAGATAAGAAACTCGAACAGCTACGCCCTTGCCGCTCTAGCCGCAGAAGCAGGTGCAGAGGCCGTTCGCCTTCCCATAGCTCGCGACCGGCGCGACGATCTGGAGAAGATCATCCTCAAAGCACGAAGCAGCGATCTGCTGCTGCTCTCGGGCGGAGTCTCGATGGGCAAGTACGATCTGGTTGAAGAGGTGCTGCACACGATGAACGCAGAGTTCTTCTTTACCGGCGTAAAGATGCAGCCGGGCAAACCGGTGGTCTTCGGCAGGCTCCCGGCCAGCGGCGGCTTCCCTGCACAATATTTCTTTGGCTTGCCCGGCAATCCGGTCTCGACGCAGGTTACCTTCCACTGCTTTGTCGCTCCGATGCTACGCGTCATGGCAGGAGCCATCGCCTCGCCGCCGCGCTTCGCCCAGGCGACGCTGGCCGAAGACGTCGCAGGCAAGCCGGGCCTGACCCGTGTGCTGCCCTCCCATTTGACGTACGACCGCGTGAGTCCCCAGGTCCGCATCGTAGCGTGGCAGGGGTCAGGCGATCTGGCCGCCAATGCGCGCGCCAACTGCTATGTGGTGCTGCCGGCGGACAAGGAACGGTTTGCCGTAGGCGAGGTGATTACGGTTCTATTGCGGTAG
- a CDS encoding tetratricopeptide repeat protein: MKKHFGLFKISTLTIALLVVVAMARPSLSMAQTTASIHGHVNNPINQPITKGDVKLTTDRTSDAKSRKYAYTFPIDQNGDYKGTGIAPGNYVAVVFVDDKSIDYNDSVALLANDDKLVNFDMSRKEYIDKMSPDEKKQLEEYKKKNAEAMAANSKIANLNKTLVQARADTKAGNFDAAITAMQGATTAKPDEPILWVALGDAQLGAANAAEKSGTAATDPGLQKKFGDAADSYKKAIDLNTAEKKPNPQTAAAAYNQLGQALSKSGNTADATAAYDNAAKADPANAGMYYFNEAATFYNSGKLDEAGAAADKAIAADPKRADAYYIKGQALIPKATVDPKTQKIVAPPGCVEAYQQYLALAPDGPHAADIKGILTGIGAKVESSYRAPGSKKK; this comes from the coding sequence GTGAAGAAGCATTTCGGATTATTCAAGATCAGCACCCTGACCATCGCGCTGCTGGTGGTCGTCGCCATGGCGCGTCCGTCGCTCTCCATGGCGCAGACGACGGCCAGCATTCATGGCCACGTCAACAACCCCATCAACCAGCCGATCACCAAGGGCGACGTCAAGCTGACCACCGACCGCACCTCGGACGCGAAGAGCCGCAAGTACGCCTACACCTTCCCCATCGACCAGAACGGCGATTACAAGGGAACCGGCATCGCCCCCGGCAACTACGTCGCGGTCGTCTTCGTCGACGACAAGAGCATCGACTACAACGACAGCGTTGCGCTGTTGGCCAACGACGACAAGCTCGTCAACTTCGATATGAGCCGCAAGGAGTACATCGACAAGATGTCTCCCGACGAGAAGAAGCAGCTCGAAGAGTACAAGAAGAAGAACGCCGAGGCGATGGCGGCCAACTCCAAGATCGCCAACCTGAACAAGACACTCGTTCAGGCCCGCGCCGACACCAAGGCTGGCAACTTCGACGCTGCCATCACCGCCATGCAGGGCGCCACGACCGCCAAACCCGACGAGCCTATCCTCTGGGTCGCTCTGGGCGATGCGCAGCTTGGTGCAGCCAATGCCGCGGAAAAGTCAGGCACCGCAGCCACCGATCCGGGCCTGCAGAAGAAGTTTGGTGACGCGGCCGACTCCTACAAGAAGGCCATCGATCTGAACACCGCCGAGAAGAAGCCCAATCCGCAGACAGCGGCAGCGGCATACAACCAGCTTGGTCAGGCGTTGAGCAAGAGCGGAAACACGGCGGACGCCACCGCAGCCTACGACAATGCTGCCAAGGCCGATCCCGCCAACGCCGGCATGTACTACTTCAACGAGGCTGCCACCTTCTACAACTCCGGCAAGCTCGACGAAGCGGGCGCCGCGGCTGATAAGGCCATCGCCGCCGATCCGAAGCGTGCCGATGCCTACTACATCAAGGGCCAGGCGCTGATTCCGAAGGCGACTGTTGATCCCAAGACGCAGAAGATCGTCGCTCCTCCGGGATGCGTCGAGGCCTACCAGCAGTATCTTGCGCTTGCTCCCGACGGCCCCCACGCCGCCGATATCAAGGGCATCCTTACCGGTATCGGAGCCAAGGTCGAATCGAGCTACCGCGCCCCCGGCAGCAAGAAGAAGTAG
- the queC gene encoding 7-cyano-7-deazaguanine synthase QueC — MTQPEQTRPRAVVCLSGGMDSCVCAALAARDFDVYALHFSYGQRTEARELRSAEEIARLTGVRELLPLKMDLFRKIGGSALTDESIAVPTGGDEASIGHEIPVTYVPFRNAHFLSAAVSWAEVLGAKTVFIGAVEQDSSGYPDCRPAYYEAFNKLIQMGTKEGDIRIVTPLIELRKSQIVRLGVELGAPFHVSWSCYSGETVACGVCESCLLRLRAFREAGATDPIPYAIA, encoded by the coding sequence ATGACCCAGCCTGAACAAACCCGACCCCGCGCCGTCGTCTGCCTCTCCGGCGGTATGGACTCCTGTGTCTGCGCCGCCCTGGCCGCGCGCGACTTCGATGTTTATGCTCTGCACTTCAGCTATGGCCAGCGTACCGAGGCGCGTGAGCTGCGCTCCGCAGAGGAGATTGCTCGCCTTACCGGTGTGCGTGAGCTGCTTCCGCTCAAGATGGACCTCTTCCGCAAGATCGGCGGGTCAGCCTTGACGGACGAAAGTATCGCCGTTCCCACAGGCGGCGACGAGGCAAGCATCGGCCATGAGATTCCAGTCACTTACGTGCCTTTCCGCAACGCGCATTTCCTCTCAGCGGCTGTAAGCTGGGCCGAGGTGCTGGGGGCGAAGACGGTCTTCATCGGCGCGGTCGAGCAGGACAGCTCCGGCTATCCCGACTGCCGGCCTGCGTATTACGAGGCGTTCAACAAACTCATCCAGATGGGGACAAAAGAGGGCGATATTCGAATCGTTACCCCGTTAATCGAGCTGCGCAAGAGCCAGATCGTCCGGCTGGGAGTTGAACTGGGTGCTCCGTTCCATGTAAGTTGGTCTTGTTATTCCGGCGAAACCGTGGCCTGCGGCGTCTGCGAGAGCTGCCTGCTGCGACTGCGTGCCTTTCGCGAAGCCGGAGCCACAGATCCCATACCGTATGCCATCGCCTGA
- a CDS encoding putative signal transducing protein yields MAEKTQDPEEYVTVAEFIEPVFAQMAKGALESAGIECFLEGEHGNSLLNAAFWAQLQVHQKDEEAAREILEFAEDSDDASAAEERASDSTDPQDDPA; encoded by the coding sequence ATGGCTGAAAAGACGCAGGACCCTGAAGAGTACGTCACCGTCGCCGAGTTCATCGAACCGGTCTTCGCTCAGATGGCCAAGGGCGCGCTCGAATCGGCTGGCATTGAGTGCTTCCTTGAAGGCGAGCACGGCAATAGCCTGCTCAACGCTGCTTTCTGGGCACAGTTGCAGGTGCATCAGAAGGACGAAGAGGCTGCCCGCGAGATCCTCGAATTCGCTGAGGACTCCGACGACGCATCCGCAGCGGAAGAGCGCGCATCCGATAGCACAGACCCTCAAGATGACCCAGCCTGA
- a CDS encoding DUF3108 domain-containing protein has product MAALPCGVQALAQQQTPIPTLQPPPTGYAFPTQETLSYTVDWRVFTAGTAVFNLTREGNVQKVNATADSVGAVTMLFPVVDRFQSGFDTRTGCSTGFSKQLQEGRRKVSSDLSFNYGQGKQTQVERNLVKGTSKTQTASIPACVTDSLSAIFYAASQPLIIGKTVSFPLADSMRTVTVVMKVEAREEIKTPAGTFQTIRVQPTADEGVVKNRGKIWIWYTDDPRHIPVQIRAQLFWGTITFHLQSYDTK; this is encoded by the coding sequence TTGGCGGCCCTGCCCTGCGGGGTACAGGCGCTCGCGCAGCAGCAGACCCCGATTCCGACGCTGCAGCCGCCACCGACGGGCTATGCCTTCCCTACGCAGGAGACGCTGAGCTATACCGTCGACTGGCGCGTCTTCACCGCTGGGACAGCCGTCTTCAATCTGACCCGCGAGGGCAATGTGCAAAAGGTCAACGCCACTGCCGATTCCGTAGGCGCGGTGACCATGCTCTTCCCGGTCGTCGACCGCTTCCAGTCGGGATTCGATACCCGTACCGGCTGCTCCACGGGATTCAGCAAACAGTTGCAGGAGGGCCGCCGCAAGGTCTCAAGCGACCTCAGCTTCAACTACGGGCAGGGCAAACAGACACAGGTGGAGCGCAATCTGGTCAAAGGCACCTCGAAGACGCAGACCGCCTCGATCCCCGCGTGCGTCACCGACTCTCTCTCAGCGATCTTCTACGCCGCCTCGCAGCCGCTGATTATCGGCAAGACGGTCAGCTTTCCGCTGGCCGACTCCATGCGCACCGTCACTGTGGTGATGAAGGTCGAGGCGCGCGAAGAGATCAAGACACCGGCGGGAACCTTCCAGACCATCCGCGTGCAGCCTACCGCGGACGAGGGCGTGGTGAAGAATCGCGGCAAGATCTGGATCTGGTACACGGACGATCCGCGGCACATCCCGGTGCAGATTCGCGCCCAGCTCTTCTGGGGGACGATCACCTTTCACCTGCAGTCGTACGACACTAAATAG
- a CDS encoding methyltransferase family protein, whose protein sequence is MSERTQWQRIARRIRVPLGFIFAAVFLWLARPTWHTMLLSLLLVVPGVWLRAYAAGYVRKNAELTRTGPYAHTRNPLYLGSMMIAFGFAAAAASWIILIVLAALFAAIYLPTIRSEEMYLREHFAGFDEYAKNVPRLLPRLTAAPTSDVSGSFSSKLYLHHREYNASMGAIAIYAALAARLLFLKR, encoded by the coding sequence GTGAGTGAACGAACACAATGGCAGCGGATCGCCCGTCGTATCCGCGTCCCCCTCGGATTTATCTTTGCCGCGGTCTTCCTGTGGCTTGCCCGGCCAACCTGGCACACCATGCTGCTCAGCCTGCTGCTGGTGGTGCCGGGGGTGTGGCTGCGTGCCTATGCCGCCGGATATGTCCGCAAGAATGCTGAGCTGACGCGCACTGGCCCTTACGCACATACGCGCAACCCGCTCTATCTGGGTTCCATGATGATTGCCTTCGGCTTTGCGGCGGCAGCGGCGAGCTGGATTATTCTGATCGTGCTGGCTGCACTGTTCGCGGCAATTTATCTGCCTACGATCCGCTCAGAAGAGATGTACCTGCGCGAGCACTTTGCCGGGTTCGACGAGTACGCCAAAAACGTCCCCCGGCTGCTGCCCCGGCTGACTGCCGCGCCGACCTCAGACGTTTCCGGAAGTTTTTCGTCTAAGCTCTATCTGCACCACCGCGAGTACAATGCCAGCATGGGTGCCATCGCCATCTACGCGGCGCTGGCAGCGCGCCTGCTGTTTTTAAAGCGGTAG
- a CDS encoding glycosyltransferase family 9 protein yields MPLISSSRDRPPRVLIIRIGAMGDVLHAMPAVAALRQRHPDWFIGWAIDPCWRDLLQSSATSQRGAAMPLVDRCYAVPTRQWKRRPISLETLRSIAAVRRQLRGEQFDLCVDMQGSIRSSMIGWMAGGGKFAGPADPREQPARWLYGEKIPMSAAHVIEQGCELLGAAVGERLTSTKIELPADQASEAWRDELLARVAPEGRKFALIAPSAGWGAKQWPAERYGAVAAALAQAGYVPLVNAVFAGDILANAVVNASGGAAVVVPCSIGQLIALTRHASLVIAGDTGPLHLAAALERPVVALFGPTDPARNGPYGTASRVLRHASSKKDHTRHAATEKGLMQITAEEVIAAAFDLLQPTR; encoded by the coding sequence TTGCCCCTTATCTCGTCAAGCAGAGATCGCCCACCCCGCGTCCTGATCATCCGCATCGGTGCCATGGGTGACGTTCTGCACGCCATGCCCGCCGTGGCGGCGCTGCGGCAGCGGCATCCTGACTGGTTTATTGGATGGGCGATCGATCCCTGCTGGCGCGACTTGCTGCAATCGAGCGCAACATCGCAGCGTGGCGCGGCGATGCCGCTGGTGGATCGCTGTTATGCGGTGCCGACGCGGCAGTGGAAGCGCCGACCCATTTCGCTGGAGACGCTTCGAAGCATCGCCGCGGTGCGACGCCAGCTACGTGGAGAGCAGTTCGATCTCTGTGTCGATATGCAGGGCTCGATACGCTCCTCGATGATCGGCTGGATGGCGGGAGGGGGAAAGTTTGCCGGTCCGGCTGATCCTCGTGAGCAGCCCGCGCGGTGGCTGTATGGCGAAAAGATACCGATGAGTGCGGCGCATGTGATCGAGCAGGGCTGCGAGTTGCTTGGGGCTGCTGTCGGAGAGCGGCTGACATCGACGAAGATAGAACTTCCGGCAGATCAGGCCAGTGAGGCGTGGCGGGATGAGCTTCTGGCGCGGGTTGCGCCTGAGGGCAGGAAGTTTGCGCTCATCGCACCCTCAGCCGGATGGGGAGCGAAGCAGTGGCCCGCGGAGCGTTACGGCGCGGTTGCTGCTGCGCTGGCGCAGGCTGGCTATGTGCCGCTGGTCAATGCGGTCTTTGCGGGGGACATCCTCGCCAATGCGGTCGTCAACGCCAGCGGAGGGGCGGCGGTCGTAGTTCCCTGCTCGATCGGGCAGCTTATCGCGCTGACCCGGCACGCCAGCCTCGTGATCGCCGGGGATACCGGGCCGCTGCATCTGGCTGCGGCGCTGGAGCGGCCTGTGGTGGCGCTGTTCGGGCCTACCGATCCGGCGCGAAATGGGCCTTATGGGACGGCTTCGCGGGTGTTGCGCCATGCTTCGAGCAAAAAAGATCACACCCGCCACGCGGCCACCGAGAAGGGCCTGATGCAGATCACGGCGGAGGAGGTCATCGCGGCGGCGTTCGACCTGTTGCAGCCGACGCGATAA
- the lpxK gene encoding tetraacyldisaccharide 4'-kinase: MSIRRPLLLPLSPLYGAVLAVKWQMLRFGWLKQRRLASVVISVGSVSAGGAGKTPVVMALAGMLRRRGYAITILTRGFGRAPKTVERVEPYGDAAWFGDEPVLLAQRTGVPVFVGADRYSAGLLAEQAEAPGKIAVHLLDDGFQHRKLARDIDVVLLTQEDVEDTLLPAGNLREPLSMLREADVIVVREEEAERLQHFITDLPQKKKPIAVWVIRRRLSLDGDAEKPLSARPLAFCGIARPKGFTDMLLAEGCLPVETTIYPDHHAYTDYDIKHLLEAARQHGADGFVTTEKDAVKLTPVMREHLEAAGPLVVARLSAELVDEQAALLQLLAMEKRLDRRSQNR; this comes from the coding sequence ATGAGCATCCGCAGACCATTGCTGCTGCCGCTGTCCCCGCTCTACGGAGCGGTGCTGGCCGTCAAATGGCAGATGCTTCGATTCGGCTGGCTGAAGCAGCGGCGTCTCGCCAGCGTGGTGATCAGTGTAGGCAGCGTATCGGCGGGCGGCGCAGGAAAGACACCGGTCGTCATGGCGCTGGCCGGAATGCTGCGCCGGCGCGGCTATGCCATAACGATTCTGACGCGAGGCTTTGGCCGCGCTCCTAAAACAGTCGAGCGCGTAGAGCCCTACGGCGATGCCGCATGGTTCGGCGACGAGCCGGTGTTGCTGGCGCAGCGAACCGGCGTGCCTGTGTTTGTAGGTGCGGACCGCTACAGCGCCGGTCTGCTGGCCGAACAGGCCGAGGCTCCGGGAAAGATTGCCGTGCATCTGCTTGACGACGGTTTTCAGCATCGCAAGCTGGCTCGCGATATCGATGTCGTCCTGCTGACACAGGAAGACGTGGAGGACACGCTGCTGCCCGCAGGCAATCTGCGTGAGCCTTTGTCGATGCTGCGTGAAGCCGATGTGATTGTCGTGCGCGAAGAAGAAGCGGAGCGGTTGCAGCACTTCATCACCGATCTTCCGCAAAAGAAGAAGCCGATTGCGGTCTGGGTGATACGGCGGCGGCTTAGCCTTGACGGCGATGCAGAGAAGCCGCTGTCCGCGCGGCCATTGGCCTTCTGCGGCATCGCCAGGCCGAAAGGATTTACCGACATGCTGCTGGCGGAGGGTTGTCTCCCGGTCGAGACGACCATCTATCCAGACCACCACGCCTACACCGATTACGATATCAAGCATCTGCTCGAAGCAGCGCGGCAGCATGGCGCGGACGGATTTGTGACCACCGAAAAGGACGCCGTGAAGCTCACTCCAGTGATGCGCGAACATCTGGAGGCAGCGGGGCCGTTGGTGGTAGCACGGCTAAGCGCTGAGCTGGTAGACGAGCAGGCGGCGCTGCTGCAGTTGCTCGCGATGGAGAAGCGCCTCGACCGCCGCAGCCAGAACCGCTGA
- a CDS encoding 3-deoxy-D-manno-octulosonic acid transferase → MGVYSALLLAALVLGAPWWLLRMATSGRYRAGLAGRLGFVPKQLRAAVAGREVVWVHAVSVGEVMAATQLIRELSAARPEWLIAVSTTTATGQRLAKQRLPELPVFYLPLDFAFVVRRYLRVLQPKLLVLMESELWPNLILQCAKAGVPMAVVNARVSDRSFPRYMRLRRLWRPLLEKISLFLAQSEETAERLVQIGAPAERVQVTGNLKYDLREGRESPLVAMLRDQLPAKARVVVCGSTLDGEEKILLAAWPAVLAAEPDAVMVLAPRHPDRFSAVAAMIGRDGFTTLRASEFREHPAPLTAGSIFLLDTIGDLAAAYSLGAVAFVGGSLVKAGGHNPLEPARFGVAVMTGASFENFREIVNVLQKHDAIRIISATAFTETAIALLRDTDEAHAIGARARSVFDMQAGATARTVQALTALALTGLSKGSVGSVR, encoded by the coding sequence ATGGGTGTGTATAGCGCGCTGCTGCTGGCGGCCCTTGTGTTGGGCGCTCCGTGGTGGCTGCTGCGCATGGCGACCAGCGGACGCTATCGCGCCGGACTGGCCGGGAGGCTGGGATTTGTGCCGAAGCAGTTGCGGGCGGCAGTCGCTGGACGCGAGGTGGTTTGGGTCCATGCCGTCTCGGTCGGCGAGGTGATGGCGGCAACACAGCTGATTCGCGAGTTGAGCGCAGCGCGGCCGGAGTGGCTGATCGCCGTCTCGACGACGACGGCGACCGGGCAGCGGCTGGCAAAGCAGCGACTGCCGGAGCTTCCCGTCTTCTACCTTCCGCTCGATTTTGCTTTTGTCGTTCGGCGGTATCTGCGTGTCTTGCAACCGAAGTTGCTTGTGCTGATGGAGAGCGAGCTCTGGCCAAATTTGATCCTGCAATGCGCTAAAGCAGGTGTACCGATGGCCGTAGTCAATGCGCGGGTGTCAGACAGGTCTTTCCCGCGTTACATGCGGCTGCGGCGGCTCTGGCGCCCGTTGCTCGAAAAAATATCGCTGTTTCTGGCTCAGAGCGAGGAGACCGCTGAGCGACTGGTGCAGATTGGCGCGCCCGCCGAACGGGTACAGGTGACAGGCAACCTGAAGTACGATCTCCGCGAAGGCCGTGAGTCTCCACTGGTCGCGATGCTGCGCGACCAGTTGCCCGCAAAGGCGCGGGTGGTTGTCTGCGGCTCGACGCTCGATGGCGAGGAAAAGATTTTGCTGGCAGCTTGGCCGGCGGTGCTCGCGGCTGAGCCGGATGCGGTCATGGTGCTGGCCCCGCGGCATCCGGACCGCTTCTCTGCTGTTGCTGCAATGATTGGCAGAGATGGATTTACGACGCTTCGCGCAAGCGAGTTTCGGGAGCATCCCGCGCCGCTGACGGCAGGCAGCATCTTTCTGCTGGATACGATCGGTGACCTTGCCGCAGCGTACTCGCTGGGTGCGGTGGCGTTTGTGGGCGGCAGTTTGGTTAAGGCCGGTGGACATAATCCGCTGGAGCCTGCACGATTTGGCGTTGCAGTGATGACGGGAGCGTCGTTTGAAAACTTTCGCGAGATCGTAAACGTCTTGCAGAAGCATGACGCCATTCGGATCATCTCAGCAACAGCGTTCACCGAGACGGCCATCGCCCTGCTGCGTGATACTGACGAGGCCCATGCAATCGGCGCGCGTGCGCGCAGCGTCTTTGACATGCAGGCCGGAGCAACGGCGCGTACCGTGCAGGCATTGACTGCATTGGCGTTAACCGGGCTATCGAAGGGGAGTGTGGGGAGCGTCCGATGA